From the Halorhabdus utahensis DSM 12940 genome, one window contains:
- a CDS encoding universal stress protein has product MPESLTGHLVVPVDDAEDAHATATALQAYAVEKVTAVHVVEKGGGSLDTIPLEQAEQRAEEAFEAFREVIPDANTELTYHTDVVEGVFEVATDREATAIAFHPRGGGRLTQFLSGDTALRLITDADRPVIALPDPAEGGM; this is encoded by the coding sequence ATGCCCGAGTCACTGACGGGCCACCTCGTCGTGCCGGTCGACGACGCCGAGGACGCCCACGCCACGGCGACGGCACTCCAGGCTTACGCCGTCGAGAAAGTGACTGCAGTCCACGTCGTCGAGAAGGGGGGCGGGTCACTGGACACGATCCCGCTCGAACAGGCCGAGCAGCGAGCCGAGGAAGCTTTCGAGGCGTTTCGGGAGGTGATCCCGGACGCAAACACGGAGCTCACGTATCACACCGACGTAGTCGAGGGGGTATTCGAGGTCGCCACCGACCGCGAGGCGACCGCCATCGCGTTCCACCCGCGTGGCGGGGGGCGACTCACGCAGTTCCTGTCGGGGGACACCGCACTCAGACTGATCACGGACGCCGACCGGCCGGTGATCGCTCTGCCGGACCCTGCCGAGGGAGGAATGTAA
- a CDS encoding amino acid permease produces MSETEQELARDLGFLEAYTIGLGTMIGAGIFVLPSIAAKAAGPAAMVSFALGGVVSLLAALSLSELATGMPKAGGSYYYVNRALGPFFGSIVGWGMWAGLTFASAFYMLGFGQYLLPLLTPHVDILAEMTGIGKTVAALGMAMLLTGVNYYGVKETGDLQNVIVITLVGLILAFLTLGLLSGPTIGEFNPEGWPAVAATVGTVYVSFIGFEVIATSAEEIKNPSRNLPLAMIAAVVTPTILYVGVMFISTGTIPLDVLADSEVPVKIVAEDILPDFASLVPGVSPSLLASIGGTVMILGAVLATVSSANASILSAARVNFAMGRDQILVEWLNEVHDRFRTPYRAITVTGIITLVLIAIGVGIGTLAEVASFMYLVTYTLVHVAVVVLRRASPEAYDPSFRIPSVLYPVVPILGAAGCLGVLVQMSTNMVPYTIAVGSLSVTSPFQLTVVGMIGIVLIGFGIGWYYLYARDRAPSKSLVGDAIAPTPAATADGDDVYRVVVSVANPDTERDLLRKAAASAHAHDGEAEIVAVNVIEVPDQTSLAQDLTFEEERVDRQQELLAAARDVAVDLDVGLRTRAIVGRDAASAVLDVVGEENADQVLLGWTGKRSRREHVLGSTIDPIVGHASCDVTLVKRGPDPDDGEEIMVLAGEGPHAPVAARRAAEYVASTEGASLTLLNIQPPAEEGEDAVEPVEAGEALIEDLIEQADLTETSYETRVIVEEDTQDAILETAAAYDTICVGATRESAVSQALFGSLPERLGTELDRTVVVARGSERSPMSMQDALIKRLEG; encoded by the coding sequence ATGAGTGAGACCGAACAGGAGTTGGCTCGCGACCTCGGCTTCCTCGAGGCCTACACCATCGGCCTCGGGACGATGATCGGCGCGGGCATCTTCGTCCTGCCGAGCATCGCGGCCAAGGCGGCGGGACCGGCGGCGATGGTCTCCTTTGCCCTGGGCGGTGTCGTCTCGCTGCTCGCCGCGCTGTCGCTGTCGGAACTCGCGACGGGCATGCCCAAGGCCGGCGGGAGCTACTACTACGTCAATCGGGCGCTCGGCCCCTTCTTCGGGAGTATCGTCGGCTGGGGGATGTGGGCCGGGCTGACCTTCGCGAGCGCCTTTTACATGCTCGGGTTCGGCCAGTATCTCCTCCCCTTGCTGACGCCACACGTCGATATCCTCGCCGAGATGACCGGGATCGGCAAGACCGTCGCCGCACTGGGGATGGCTATGCTGCTGACGGGCGTCAACTACTACGGCGTCAAGGAGACCGGCGACCTCCAGAACGTCATCGTCATCACGCTGGTCGGACTGATTTTGGCCTTTCTCACGCTCGGCTTGCTCAGCGGTCCGACCATCGGCGAGTTCAACCCCGAAGGCTGGCCGGCCGTGGCCGCGACGGTCGGGACGGTCTACGTCTCCTTCATCGGCTTCGAGGTGATCGCGACGAGCGCCGAGGAGATCAAGAACCCGAGCCGGAACCTCCCGCTGGCGATGATCGCGGCGGTCGTCACGCCGACGATCCTCTACGTCGGCGTCATGTTCATCTCGACCGGGACGATCCCGCTCGACGTGCTGGCGGATTCCGAGGTCCCGGTCAAGATCGTCGCCGAGGATATCCTCCCCGACTTCGCGTCGCTCGTCCCCGGGGTGTCGCCCTCGTTGCTCGCCTCGATCGGCGGGACGGTGATGATCCTCGGTGCGGTCCTGGCGACGGTTTCCAGCGCGAACGCGTCGATCCTCTCGGCGGCCCGGGTCAACTTCGCGATGGGCCGGGATCAGATCCTCGTCGAGTGGCTCAACGAGGTCCACGACCGCTTCCGGACGCCGTATCGCGCGATCACAGTGACGGGCATCATCACGCTCGTGTTGATTGCCATCGGCGTCGGGATCGGGACCCTCGCCGAGGTGGCGAGTTTCATGTACCTGGTGACCTACACGCTGGTCCACGTCGCCGTCGTCGTCCTCCGGCGGGCGAGCCCCGAGGCCTACGACCCGTCGTTCCGGATCCCGTCGGTGCTGTACCCTGTTGTCCCCATCCTCGGGGCGGCGGGCTGTCTCGGCGTCCTCGTCCAGATGTCGACGAACATGGTCCCGTACACGATCGCGGTCGGGAGCCTGAGCGTTACCAGTCCGTTCCAGTTGACGGTCGTCGGCATGATCGGGATCGTGCTGATCGGCTTCGGCATCGGGTGGTACTACCTCTATGCCCGCGATCGAGCCCCGTCGAAGAGTCTCGTCGGCGACGCGATCGCGCCGACGCCGGCGGCCACCGCGGACGGCGATGACGTCTACCGGGTCGTGGTCTCAGTGGCGAATCCCGACACCGAACGCGACCTCCTCCGGAAGGCCGCGGCGAGTGCCCACGCCCACGACGGCGAGGCCGAAATCGTCGCCGTCAACGTCATCGAGGTGCCCGACCAGACCTCCCTCGCCCAGGACCTCACCTTCGAGGAGGAACGCGTCGATCGCCAACAGGAACTGCTGGCGGCGGCCCGCGACGTGGCGGTCGATCTCGATGTCGGCCTGCGAACCCGGGCGATCGTCGGCCGCGACGCCGCGTCGGCCGTCCTCGACGTCGTCGGGGAGGAGAACGCCGACCAGGTGTTGCTCGGCTGGACGGGCAAGCGGAGTCGCCGCGAGCACGTCCTCGGTTCGACGATCGATCCGATCGTCGGTCACGCCTCCTGTGATGTCACGCTCGTCAAGCGTGGCCCGGACCCGGATGACGGCGAGGAGATCATGGTTCTCGCCGGCGAGGGGCCACACGCCCCGGTCGCCGCCCGGCGGGCCGCCGAGTACGTGGCTTCGACCGAGGGCGCGTCGCTGACGCTGTTGAACATCCAGCCCCCCGCCGAGGAGGGCGAGGACGCCGTCGAACCCGTCGAAGCGGGCGAAGCACTGATCGAGGACCTCATCGAACAGGCCGACCTGACCGAGACGAGCTACGAGACGCGCGTCATCGTCGAGGAAGACACCCAGGACGCGATCCTCGAGACGGCCGCGGCGTACGATACGATCTGTGTCGGCGCGACCAGAGAGAGCGCCGTCTCCCAGGCGCTGTTCGGTTCACTGCCGGAGCGTCTCGGCACGGAACTCGATCGGACGGTCGTGGTGGCGCGCGGATCGGAACGTTCACCAATGTCGATGCAAGACGCACTTATCAAACGACTGGAGGGCTGA
- a CDS encoding potassium channel family protein has product MYIIIVGAGDIGTPLIDIATRSGNEVVVIEHNTERANRAADRFDCLVLEADATTNATLEDAGAAQADAIVSTTDRDATNIMVSLLAKEYDIPAILSVVHNPEHMNLFEQIGVNTMENPQELIAEYLYRAVARPAIVDYMRIGENAEVFEITVTENAPVAGKTLQETADEDLLSDDVLVVAIERERASEPITPRGNTTIHAGDLLTVYSAVGAEPAITDIFGHYEDRIED; this is encoded by the coding sequence ATGTATATCATCATCGTCGGCGCGGGCGATATCGGCACACCGCTGATCGACATCGCGACGCGATCGGGCAACGAGGTCGTCGTCATCGAGCACAACACCGAACGGGCCAACCGAGCGGCCGACCGCTTCGACTGTCTCGTCCTCGAAGCCGACGCCACCACCAACGCAACCTTAGAGGACGCCGGGGCCGCACAGGCCGACGCGATCGTCTCGACGACCGACCGGGACGCGACGAACATCATGGTCAGTCTGCTCGCAAAGGAGTACGACATCCCGGCGATCCTCTCGGTCGTCCACAACCCCGAGCACATGAACCTCTTCGAGCAGATCGGGGTGAACACGATGGAGAACCCCCAGGAACTCATCGCGGAGTACCTCTATCGGGCGGTCGCACGCCCCGCCATCGTCGACTACATGCGCATCGGCGAGAACGCCGAAGTCTTCGAGATCACCGTCACCGAGAACGCACCTGTCGCGGGGAAGACTCTCCAGGAGACCGCCGACGAGGACCTGCTCTCTGATGACGTCCTCGTCGTCGCGATCGAACGCGAGAGGGCCAGCGAGCCGATCACGCCGCGCGGGAACACGACCATCCACGCGGGCGATCTCCTGACCGTCTACTCCGCCGTCGGTGCCGAACCGGCGATCACGGACATCTTCGGCCACTACGAGGATCGGATCGAGGACTGA
- a CDS encoding TrkH family potassium uptake protein, whose translation MNGTTATIGRDVGRILEALGGLMIVSIVVPLVWGEWFGALAFGISALVPLAVGYGLHRRFAEADSPSRLHGMVVAATGWLFVGIFGSVPFLLVAWGVHLGLPTGLEGTPTLAAFREPLNAVFESMSGFTGTGLTMTDDEAVLPRTLQWWRTFSEWIGGVGVIVLTTAILARPGSGSLTLYESEARSEKIHPSIVSTVRTIWWIFILFTFVSILALFAAGMPIWGAINHAMTGLATGGFSITDNSIATYDSALIDAVLIPIMLLGSIAFPVHYLILQGDLRNIYEDLQTRWVFIYMSLGSALLWAFLYVGPYDSPLSALRYGGFQFVSAATCTGFQTAVDATNVALGAWPAQAQLLVAFGMFVGGAAGSTVGGIKLIRGLTLIKGIRYQIGDVFYPDSAVRRLDIDDRRLTEAEANREFVEAAIIAVLWTTFLVVGTVLLLVILPAEEFSLANAFFEVASAQGNVGLSSGITGPESLPTLGKISFLGHMWIGRLEIIPVLVAARTLLSRGGMYQ comes from the coding sequence ATGAACGGGACGACAGCAACCATCGGACGCGACGTGGGGCGGATCCTCGAAGCACTCGGCGGCCTGATGATCGTCTCGATCGTCGTCCCGCTCGTCTGGGGCGAATGGTTCGGCGCGCTCGCCTTCGGCATCTCGGCGCTCGTCCCGCTGGCCGTCGGCTACGGGCTCCACCGCCGCTTTGCCGAGGCCGACTCCCCGTCGCGGCTCCACGGCATGGTCGTCGCCGCGACTGGGTGGCTGTTCGTGGGCATCTTCGGGTCGGTTCCCTTCCTGCTGGTCGCCTGGGGCGTCCACCTCGGTCTCCCGACCGGACTGGAGGGGACGCCGACACTCGCGGCCTTCCGGGAGCCACTCAACGCCGTCTTCGAGAGCATGAGCGGCTTCACCGGGACCGGGCTGACGATGACCGACGACGAAGCAGTGCTCCCGCGGACGCTGCAGTGGTGGCGGACGTTCAGCGAGTGGATCGGCGGCGTGGGCGTGATCGTCCTCACCACGGCGATCCTGGCTCGCCCCGGATCGGGGTCGCTCACGCTCTACGAGAGCGAGGCGCGATCCGAGAAGATCCACCCGAGCATCGTCTCGACGGTCCGGACGATCTGGTGGATCTTCATCCTCTTCACGTTCGTCTCGATCCTCGCGCTGTTCGCGGCCGGCATGCCGATCTGGGGGGCGATCAACCACGCGATGACCGGCCTCGCCACGGGCGGGTTCTCGATCACGGACAACTCGATCGCGACCTACGACAGTGCCCTCATCGACGCCGTGTTGATCCCGATCATGCTGCTTGGCTCGATCGCGTTCCCGGTCCACTACCTCATCCTGCAGGGCGACCTCCGGAACATCTACGAGGACCTCCAGACCCGGTGGGTGTTCATCTACATGAGTCTGGGGTCGGCGCTGCTGTGGGCGTTCCTCTACGTCGGCCCCTACGACTCCCCCCTGTCCGCACTGCGCTACGGGGGCTTTCAGTTCGTCTCGGCGGCGACCTGTACCGGGTTTCAGACGGCCGTCGACGCGACGAACGTCGCCCTCGGCGCGTGGCCGGCCCAGGCCCAACTCCTGGTCGCCTTCGGCATGTTCGTCGGCGGCGCAGCCGGCTCAACCGTCGGCGGAATCAAGCTCATCCGTGGACTGACGCTGATCAAGGGGATTCGATATCAGATCGGCGACGTCTTCTACCCCGACAGCGCCGTCCGTCGGCTCGACATCGACGACCGCCGACTCACCGAGGCGGAGGCAAACCGGGAGTTCGTCGAGGCGGCGATCATCGCCGTCCTCTGGACGACGTTTCTCGTCGTCGGGACGGTTCTGCTGCTGGTCATCTTACCCGCAGAGGAGTTCTCACTGGCGAACGCGTTCTTCGAGGTGGCGAGCGCCCAGGGCAACGTCGGTCTGTCTTCGGGTATCACCGGGCCCGAATCGCTCCCGACCCTCGGCAAAATATCCTTCCTCGGCCACATGTGGATCGGTCGCCTGGAGATCATCCCGGTCCTGGTCGCGGCTCGGACGCTGTTGAGTCGTGGGGGGATGTATCAATGA
- a CDS encoding transcription initiation factor IIB codes for MTRSTRQRERERESETETDEQEGVEECPECGSDSLVKDADRGELICEDCGLVVEEGNIDPGPEWRAFNHQERQEKSRVGAPTTQTMHDKGLTTTIDWKDKDAYGRSISSKKRSQMHRLRKWQERIRTKDAGERNLQFALSEIDRMASALGVPRSVREVASVIYRRALDDDLIRGRSIEGVATSALYAACRKEGIPRSLEEISEVSRVERKEIGRTYRYISQELGLEMEPVDPKKYVPRFCSELELSEEVQSKANEIIETTAEKGLLSGKSPTGYAAAAIYAASLLCNEKKTQREVADVAQVTEVTIRNRYQEQIEAMGIHS; via the coding sequence ATGACACGGTCTACCCGCCAGCGGGAGCGCGAGCGCGAGTCCGAGACCGAAACCGACGAACAAGAGGGGGTGGAGGAGTGTCCGGAGTGCGGATCCGATAGCCTGGTGAAGGACGCGGACCGGGGTGAACTCATCTGTGAGGACTGTGGGCTGGTCGTCGAAGAGGGGAACATCGACCCCGGTCCCGAGTGGCGGGCGTTCAACCATCAGGAACGTCAGGAGAAGTCCCGCGTGGGCGCGCCCACGACCCAGACGATGCACGACAAGGGGCTGACCACGACCATCGACTGGAAAGACAAGGACGCCTACGGCCGTTCGATCTCCAGTAAGAAGCGCAGCCAGATGCACCGCCTGCGAAAGTGGCAGGAACGCATTCGGACGAAGGACGCCGGCGAGCGCAACCTCCAGTTCGCCCTGAGCGAGATCGACCGGATGGCGTCGGCGCTTGGCGTCCCCCGCTCCGTACGGGAGGTCGCTTCGGTCATCTATCGACGGGCGCTGGACGACGACCTCATCCGTGGCCGATCGATCGAGGGGGTCGCCACTTCGGCGCTGTACGCTGCCTGTCGGAAGGAAGGCATCCCCCGGAGCTTAGAGGAGATCAGCGAGGTCTCCCGGGTCGAACGCAAGGAGATCGGCCGTACCTATCGGTACATCTCCCAGGAACTCGGCCTCGAGATGGAGCCCGTCGACCCCAAGAAGTACGTCCCCCGCTTCTGTTCGGAACTCGAACTCAGCGAGGAGGTCCAGAGCAAGGCCAACGAGATCATCGAGACCACTGCCGAGAAGGGACTGCTGTCGGGCAAATCCCCGACTGGCTATGCCGCCGCCGCGATCTACGCTGCCTCGCTCCTCTGCAACGAGAAGAAGACCCAACGCGAGGTCGCCGACGTCGCCCAGGTGACGGAAGTCACGATCCGGAACCGCTATCAGGAGCAGATCGAAGCGATGGGCATCCACAGCTGA
- a CDS encoding DUF7521 family protein codes for MIGAVDPVEVTRISIPLASAVLGLLIGYQAYRGFRRNDSPSMRYLSIGLILLTTVSFSLAAFGGLFLRLELLPASLETPIRLVARISQFTGLAFITYSLYRRP; via the coding sequence ATGATCGGCGCTGTCGACCCCGTCGAAGTCACACGGATCTCGATCCCACTGGCCTCGGCTGTCCTTGGGCTGTTGATCGGGTATCAGGCCTATCGGGGCTTTCGCCGGAACGACAGCCCGTCGATGCGGTATCTCTCGATCGGGCTGATCCTGTTGACGACCGTGTCGTTCTCGCTGGCCGCCTTCGGCGGGCTGTTCCTTCGCCTGGAACTGCTTCCGGCGTCGCTGGAGACCCCGATCCGACTGGTCGCACGGATCTCACAGTTCACCGGCCTCGCCTTCATCACCTACTCGCTGTATCGCCGTCCCTGA
- a CDS encoding winged helix-turn-helix domain-containing protein — MSGDSDDAELLALLEDDYAREILTATSAQPMSAERLSQHCDASDSTIYRRVDRLKDHDLIDEQTQFDPDGHHYSVYVSCLESVTVTFEDGEYRIELERRRPAEEDPADRFTRMWQDL, encoded by the coding sequence GTGAGCGGCGACAGCGACGACGCCGAATTGCTCGCCCTCCTTGAGGATGACTACGCCCGCGAAATCCTCACAGCTACGAGTGCCCAACCCATGTCAGCAGAACGGCTCAGCCAGCACTGTGACGCGTCGGATTCGACGATCTACCGGCGCGTCGACCGGCTGAAAGATCACGATCTGATCGACGAACAGACACAGTTCGATCCGGACGGCCACCACTACAGCGTCTACGTCTCCTGCCTCGAGTCGGTTACCGTCACCTTCGAAGACGGGGAGTACCGGATCGAACTCGAACGACGCCGCCCGGCCGAGGAAGACCCGGCCGATCGCTTCACCAGGATGTGGCAGGACCTATGA
- a CDS encoding heme-binding protein, producing MVRRRAPPTLEGWYALHDFRTIDWDAWREAPQRVRDRAIDEGRSHLQKATAVADADDGGSAVYAMLGHEADLLIVHLRPTTTAIDRLQRRFEQTEFAGFTERTDSFVSVTEASGYSKKGREFIEGEVDDDSGLARYMRSRLEPEIPDAEHVSFYPMDKRRDPEYNWYDLPFEERAEHMDAHGEVGREYAGKVTQMITGAIGMDDWEWGVTLWADDLTDVKELLYEMRFDPSSSKYADFGPFWVGRRMEPADLAAYMAGETIAGDDEHSAADHSNVPATPEDAADGHGGGEHDAEEHGESAHSGGHPGGHPETDESADGHPSGHETGEDGSHPTGHETGEDGGHPGDAGEQSDEDGHPGSGGRPSVGDVSYSEVDDLPERLFQLGFRAGEDYEGGEYGLLFYSDADAKELADEVDGLRDNFDHYDRHVATLVRASGGRSAVVSVWTAEDAAETAAGFLGDLPGITERYAGVLTADTAEGPAAESEPAQESSEQPAEDSAAEIREELAEAGVYAGQPHGEDVYAMVVYSEAAPDELAGPVGGLRDHFADAEGHVRTAVYEPEVGEVTAVEDREATAIVSLWEHEHDAESAADALAELPGVLARAGEGDGFGTMGMFYQVKPDYREEFVDTFGAVGEKLAEMDGHRGTALLVNDDDETDMFIASNWDAREDAMAFFRSEDFRETVEWGREVLADQPRHVFLA from the coding sequence ATGGTCAGACGCCGCGCACCGCCCACCCTCGAAGGCTGGTATGCACTCCACGACTTCAGAACGATCGACTGGGACGCCTGGCGGGAGGCACCCCAGCGAGTACGCGATCGCGCGATCGACGAGGGGCGATCTCACCTCCAGAAAGCCACGGCCGTCGCTGACGCCGATGACGGTGGCTCGGCCGTCTACGCGATGCTGGGCCACGAGGCCGACCTGCTGATCGTCCACCTCCGGCCGACGACAACCGCCATCGACCGCCTCCAGCGCCGTTTCGAGCAAACCGAGTTCGCCGGCTTCACCGAACGGACCGACTCGTTCGTCTCCGTCACCGAGGCCTCGGGGTACTCCAAGAAGGGGCGGGAGTTCATCGAAGGCGAGGTCGACGACGACTCCGGGCTGGCGCGGTACATGCGCTCGCGACTCGAACCGGAGATTCCCGACGCCGAACACGTCAGTTTCTATCCGATGGACAAGCGTCGGGATCCCGAGTACAACTGGTACGATCTGCCCTTCGAGGAACGCGCCGAACACATGGACGCCCACGGCGAGGTCGGCCGGGAGTACGCCGGCAAGGTGACCCAGATGATCACCGGTGCGATCGGGATGGACGACTGGGAATGGGGCGTGACGCTGTGGGCCGACGACCTCACCGACGTCAAGGAACTCCTCTACGAGATGCGATTCGACCCCTCCAGTTCGAAGTACGCCGACTTCGGCCCGTTCTGGGTCGGTCGCCGGATGGAACCCGCCGACCTTGCGGCGTACATGGCCGGCGAGACGATTGCCGGTGACGACGAACACTCCGCGGCGGACCACTCGAACGTCCCTGCTACACCCGAAGACGCTGCCGACGGGCACGGTGGCGGCGAGCACGATGCGGAGGAGCACGGCGAAAGCGCACACTCCGGGGGCCACCCCGGTGGACATCCCGAGACGGACGAATCTGCCGACGGCCACCCGTCCGGCCACGAGACAGGCGAAGACGGAAGTCACCCCACAGGCCACGAGACGGGCGAAGACGGGGGTCACCCCGGCGACGCGGGCGAGCAATCGGACGAGGACGGCCATCCCGGAAGCGGCGGCCGTCCGTCGGTCGGCGACGTCTCCTACTCGGAGGTCGATGATCTGCCCGAACGGCTCTTCCAGCTCGGGTTCAGGGCCGGCGAGGACTACGAGGGCGGCGAATACGGCCTCCTGTTCTATTCGGACGCCGACGCCAAGGAACTCGCCGACGAAGTCGACGGGCTCAGGGACAACTTCGATCACTACGATCGTCACGTTGCCACGCTCGTGCGGGCTTCCGGCGGACGATCGGCCGTCGTCTCCGTATGGACAGCCGAGGACGCCGCCGAGACGGCGGCGGGGTTCCTGGGTGACCTCCCCGGCATCACCGAGCGCTACGCCGGCGTCCTGACGGCTGATACGGCAGAGGGACCAGCCGCCGAGAGTGAGCCGGCCCAGGAGTCGAGTGAGCAACCTGCCGAGGACTCGGCGGCGGAGATACGAGAGGAACTCGCCGAGGCGGGCGTCTACGCCGGCCAACCACACGGCGAAGACGTCTACGCCATGGTGGTCTACTCCGAGGCCGCACCCGACGAACTCGCCGGCCCCGTGGGGGGACTCCGCGACCACTTCGCCGACGCCGAGGGCCACGTCAGGACGGCCGTCTACGAACCCGAAGTCGGCGAAGTGACCGCAGTTGAGGATCGCGAGGCGACAGCGATCGTCAGCCTCTGGGAGCACGAGCACGACGCCGAGTCCGCGGCCGACGCCCTGGCGGAATTGCCCGGCGTGCTTGCCCGCGCCGGCGAGGGCGACGGCTTCGGCACGATGGGGATGTTCTACCAGGTCAAACCGGACTACCGCGAGGAGTTCGTCGACACATTCGGGGCCGTCGGCGAGAAACTCGCCGAGATGGACGGCCACCGGGGAACGGCGTTGCTGGTCAACGACGACGACGAGACCGACATGTTCATCGCCTCGAACTGGGACGCCCGCGAGGACGCCATGGCCTTCTTCCGGTCCGAGGACTTCCGTGAGACTGTCGAGTGGGGGCGTGAAGTCCTGGCGGACCAGCCACGGCACGTCTTCCTGGCGTAG
- the mntA gene encoding type VII toxin-antitoxin system MntA family adenylyltransferase antitoxin, which yields MATNSGSDPLPSAVKQRLCDDPDVEFVVAFGSRVTGTASASSDIDIAVKFTDRLSPEERFRKQYRLSGQLQDSELPFVDVSDIEELSLEFAQAAVSGELLCGNDAAFRTYRENIAAEFERKREQLAENHRDRIRRIAEEGLRG from the coding sequence ATGGCGACGAACAGCGGCAGTGACCCACTCCCGTCCGCAGTCAAACAGCGACTGTGTGACGATCCGGACGTCGAGTTCGTCGTCGCCTTCGGTTCGCGAGTTACCGGGACAGCGAGTGCGTCCTCGGATATCGACATCGCCGTCAAGTTCACCGATCGCCTCTCCCCCGAGGAACGGTTTCGAAAGCAGTATCGACTTTCTGGCCAGCTTCAGGACAGTGAACTCCCGTTCGTCGATGTTTCCGATATCGAGGAGTTGTCGCTCGAGTTCGCTCAGGCGGCTGTCAGCGGGGAACTGCTCTGTGGAAACGACGCGGCCTTCCGGACATACCGTGAGAACATTGCGGCCGAGTTCGAGCGCAAGCGCGAACAGTTAGCCGAGAACCACCGTGATCGCATTCGTCGAATCGCGGAGGAGGGACTGCGTGGCTGA
- the hepT gene encoding type VII toxin-antitoxin system HepT family RNase toxin: MADAAVIGTKLEQIEQYHSELRAKQDLGREPFLEDITQQRAVERMFENAIQASVDLAKHIASTDFGYEENTSKGAVKVLRDNGVIREETASTLIDAVGFRNILAHEYGTVRPKQVYEYLQTDLGVYDDFSRQVATWWHEQAN, from the coding sequence GTGGCTGACGCCGCCGTCATCGGGACGAAACTCGAACAGATCGAACAGTACCATAGCGAACTACGGGCGAAGCAGGACCTCGGGAGGGAACCGTTTCTGGAGGACATTACCCAGCAACGGGCAGTCGAGCGCATGTTCGAAAACGCGATCCAGGCATCGGTCGACCTCGCAAAGCACATTGCGTCGACGGACTTCGGATACGAGGAAAATACCTCGAAAGGAGCAGTGAAAGTGCTTCGAGACAACGGCGTCATTCGTGAAGAAACCGCGTCGACACTGATCGACGCGGTGGGCTTTCGGAATATTCTCGCTCACGAATACGGCACCGTGCGACCGAAGCAAGTGTACGAATACCTCCAAACTGATCTCGGCGTATACGACGATTTCAGCCGGCAAGTCGCGACCTGGTGGCACGAACAAGCAAACTGA
- the sufU gene encoding Fe-S cluster assembly sulfur transfer protein SufU — translation MGIGGSDMYRQQILDHYKNPRNYGEIEGATFTHVGENPMCGDTIEMDVVLDDDEETIEAVAFQGDGCAISQASASMLSERLEGMTIEELEALDRDDVIDMLGVDISPMRVKCAVLAEKVAQDGAEIYFGEKDLDMTSTEDDDAHEE, via the coding sequence ATGGGAATCGGCGGCAGCGACATGTATCGACAGCAGATCCTGGATCACTACAAGAACCCCCGCAATTACGGTGAGATCGAAGGGGCGACGTTCACCCACGTCGGCGAGAACCCGATGTGTGGCGACACCATCGAGATGGATGTCGTCCTCGACGACGACGAGGAGACGATCGAAGCCGTCGCCTTCCAGGGAGACGGCTGTGCGATCTCCCAGGCGTCGGCGTCGATGCTCTCCGAACGGCTCGAAGGCATGACGATCGAGGAACTGGAGGCACTGGATCGGGACGACGTCATCGACATGCTCGGGGTGGACATCTCGCCGATGCGCGTCAAATGTGCCGTGCTCGCCGAAAAGGTCGCCCAGGACGGCGCGGAGATCTACTTCGGCGAGAAGGACCTCGACATGACCTCGACCGAGGACGACGACGCACACGAGGAGTAG